GGAGCACGGTGCGGTGGCCGGCGAGATACGTCGGCTTGTGGACGTAGAACTCGTCTGGGTCGACGGCGCCCTGAACGACGTTCTCGCCGAGGCCGTAGGCACCGGTGATGAAGACGGTGTCGCGGAATCCCGATTCGGTGTCCAGTGAGAACATCACACCGGATGACGCGATGTCGGAGCGCACCATCTTCATCACGCCGATCGACAGCGAGACCTTGAAATGGTCGAAGCCCTGGTCGATTCGGTAGTGAATCGCCCGGTCGGTGAACAGGCTGGCGAAACACCGTCGACAGGTGTCGAGGAGACTCTCTTCGCCCTTGATGTTGAGATACGAATCCTGCTGTCCAGCGAAGCTGGCGGTTGGTAGGTCCTCGGCAGTCGCCGAACTGCGTACCGCAAGGCTGACCTCGTCGCCGTATTCCCGCTGCAGAGCGCGGTATCCGTCAAGAATCGCGGCGGCCAGATCGTCGGGTAGTCCGGCGCCGTAGACGATCTCTCGGGCGCGCTTGGCTTTACGCGCCAGCGCGGCGACGTCGGCAGGGTCGATGTCGTCGAGTTCGGCATGCAGGCGGCCCCACGCCCCGGCCTCGTCCAGCATGTGGCGATAGGCGGCAGCGGTTATGGCGAATCCGTGCGGAACGCGCACGCCCTGAGCGGAGAGCTTCTGGAACATCTCGCCGAGTGAGGCATTCTTGCCGCCGACGAGCGGCACATCATTGATTCCCATGTCTTCGAAAAAGCGAACGTATTCAGATGTACCCATGACGTGTCCTCTCGTCGCACGGCACCACAGCCGCCCACGTGCCCAACCTCCCACTTCGGTAGGTGGGGACACAGGGCCGAAGGTCACTCGAATGGGTGACGAGCCGACCTGACGCGACCCCCAAAGTCCGACCGCGGATCACCGGTCTGGGTCGAGTTCGACTGTCACAGAGCGCGTTGCGACCGGTATCGCGTCATCCACAAACCGGTACGGTCGTGATGGGCATCAGTCACCGCGACTACGACGGACGGCGACGCACCGCGAGTGGTAACGACATTGTCCCCACGGGTTGAGGACTTGCGACCCTGCCGCGGCAACCGCCGCACCGCGCAAGGTCGACGCATGGAGCACCTCACGACGCTGGATGCGAGCTTCCTGCAGGCCGAGGATTCCGATTCCCACGTGAGCCTGGCGGTCGGCGGCGTGTCGATCGTGGAAGGACCGCCGCCCGACTACGGCGATCTGGTGTCGGCGTTCGCCGCTCGAGCGCAGGCCATCCCGCGCTGCACCCAAGTGCTGCGCACGCACCCGTTCGACCTCGGCGCACCGGAATGGGTGCACGACCCCAACTTCGATGTTGCGCATCACCTCCACCGAATCGCGTTGCCTCATCCGGGGGATGACTCCGCGCTGTTCGGGGCGATCGCCGGCATCATGGAACAACGGCTGGACCGCGACCGCCCGCTGTGGGAGTGCTGGATCATCGAGGGACTCACCGACGATAGGTGGGCGCTGTTGATGAAGATCCACCACTGCATAGCCGACGGCATCGCCACCACGCAGATGCTGGCAAAGCTCAGCGACGGTGGCGCTCAGGAGACCTTCGCGACCAGTATCCGCGCAGCGCGGGAGTCCGGCGAATCCATCCTCGATCTGCTGCGGCCGAGGCTGAACCCGCTGAACTGGATGGGCGGCATTTGGCAGGCGACGCTCGCAGCGACCAGCGCCGCCGAACACGCCGTGGTCGGGGCGGCCGAACTAACGGCTCGTGTGCTCACCACCGCGCAGGACTCTTCACTGAACGGACCCATCACGAAGATGCGTCGCTACAGCGCCGCGCGCGTCGACCTGGCCGTGATGAAGCAGGTGTGCCGGGATTTCGACGTCACGCTCAACGACGTGGCGCTGGCGGCAATCACCAGCGGTTACCGGACGATCTTGCTTGACCGCGGCGAAACGCCGGGACCCCATGCACTGCGCACGCTGGTCCCCGTCTCGATGCGTTCGGTGGACGACTTCGATGTGACTGACAACCGGGTGTCGGCGATGCTGCCCCTCTTGCCCGTCGATGAACCCGATCCCGTCAAGCAGTTGGAGATCGTCCACCAGCGACTGGTCGAGGCCAAGGGAAGCGGTCAACGGGAG
The sequence above is drawn from the Mycobacterium gallinarum genome and encodes:
- a CDS encoding WS/DGAT/MGAT family O-acyltransferase, coding for MEHLTTLDASFLQAEDSDSHVSLAVGGVSIVEGPPPDYGDLVSAFAARAQAIPRCTQVLRTHPFDLGAPEWVHDPNFDVAHHLHRIALPHPGDDSALFGAIAGIMEQRLDRDRPLWECWIIEGLTDDRWALLMKIHHCIADGIATTQMLAKLSDGGAQETFATSIRAARESGESILDLLRPRLNPLNWMGGIWQATLAATSAAEHAVVGAAELTARVLTTAQDSSLNGPITKMRRYSAARVDLAVMKQVCRDFDVTLNDVALAAITSGYRTILLDRGETPGPHALRTLVPVSMRSVDDFDVTDNRVSAMLPLLPVDEPDPVKQLEIVHQRLVEAKGSGQREGGSAVLAVTGSIPFAFSAWAIRLLTRLPQKSVSALATNVPGPRTRQRLMGRDVLEILPVPPIALHLRTGIAMLSYADRFFFGITADFDNAPDVDALARGIEDAVGHLATLGGSRGQTRAVGDHK